The following is a genomic window from Chryseobacterium sp. StRB126.
TCCTCATTTTAACGATAATAATGGTCTTGAAAATTCAAAGAAGCTATTATATGTCTTAGCTTCAAGAGCGAGAAAAAATTTACATCTTATTTCGGAAAGAAATAGAAATGTACATAAGTTTTATGCTCCGGATGGAAAACCCCCAACTTCACATTTAACTGATTACAATTTCAAATATTTAGATACCCTGTAACCCAAAAAAGGGAGTTTGCTCACACAAACTCCCCAATATCAAAATCACCTAAATCACTTTTCCGCAAAGTGGAAGAACTGTCGTTGGTTTCAGATGAAAGTGTGCTATCCAAAAGCTCGGCAATTTTTCGGGAAGCACCCTCAATGGAATTTTCCAGTAGGCTGAATAATTCAGTTCCCTGTAATTTTTGAACTATAGCTCCCGCTGTTTCCTTTTGAGCTTGTTCCAAATTTTCATTTTGGAACAATGCTCCTACAGAGCTTAGTTCGTCATAGGTAACCCCTTGGGCAAAACCGTTATCGCCACCGGATATTCCGTACCTGTTCCATTCTTCTTCCTCTTCTTCTAAATCAGGCATATTACTGAAAACTTCGTCCAGTTCTTCCTGCGGAATTTGAATACCTACGTTTTCATTTTCGTCGTATTCAATGTCTAAATTATCAGGATTTATCTCTTGTTCCTCTATTTGGCTTTCATTGGTAGTGTTTGGCACCGAAAGGCTTCTTACAGGCTTGGGTTGCCCCATAATATCGGGTAGGTTCGGGCTAACCTTTTCCTGCGTAGGCTTTTGCGATGACTTTTTATGAATAACAATCTTATCCTGCAAAAGCAGGACAATGACGATTAGCAGGCAAATCACAATTACTATTTCCATAATCAAATGCTTTAAAAAATGGGTTTAAACTTTTCGTTGAAATCATCGGTAATTGCTTTTTCAAACATTTCAAAATGATGCTCCAATATATTGTCAAGATAAGCATACAGGGGTATCTCATCTTTACCAATGACCTGTACAATTCGGGATAACCTTTCGTGGTATTCTTGCCGGATATAAATGCTTTTATCCCCCCGCTTAGTCATCGAGTGAGTTTTCAAAAAGTTTTCACCGTAGCTTCCGTCAAGGCTTTTCTTGATACGGTTTCTTTCCCGTTGTACAGGTTTGCTTTGTCGTAATTCTTCCTGTTTTACCTTTACCTTTTCTTGCTCTTCGGCAGGTTCGGGTGGAAGCTGTAAGCCTTCCTTTTTAACGCCGTCCACCATCAAGTTCATCATCAGCTCTTCATTAATGTCCGGTGTGATTTTTCTTTTATTATCTTTTTCCATAGGGCTATAATTGAATGATGTTTAAAAATTCGCTAATGAACAGATCTAACTGGCAGGCTTTCATCAAACGCTCATCGGGTGGCATTACTGTAGAACGAAAAATCGTTTTGCTGTCCACTTCGCTTTCCTTGCGAAATCGGGTGCTGTTCTTGACTTGGCTCTGCATCAGGCTTATCCCTAATTGCTCAATAAGCTGATTGTACACATCATACAGGGGTGTGCTTTCCCTGCCGTCCACCTGGTTCCAGAAAAGATTAATGGTTTCTATGGACGTTTCGCCTTTTTTCATAATCACGTCCTGTAAAAGTTGCGTAAAGATGAGCGTACTTTCCATTACTAAACGATCTGCCGTTATGGGCGTAAAAATGTGATGCATTCCTGCCAATGCTTTTAGGATGCCGGGTGTGTTTACGGTTCCGGGCAGGTCAAAGAATACCACATCAACCGGAACGGGAGAAATAGTTACAAATTCGTGAGCGGCATCCAATACGCTGTCCGCTTTGTGCTGTATAATGGGATAGGCTTTTTTGTTGATGGTGGTGAATTGCTTATATGCCTGCTTTTTCAAAGCCTCATTTTCCATGACCATTGCCAAATCACGAGTTTTCATTTTCATCAGGCTGTGCTGCGGAAAATCCGCATCAAATACAGCTACATTGTAGCCCAGCCGATAGTGCATTGTACTGGCGACAAGCGTTGTAAAGGTGCTTTTGCCAACACCACCTTTTTGAGAAGAAAAGGCGATAAACAGAGGTTTCTTTTTTGTGTCCATATTTTTAAAATTTAAAGTTTACATTTTCTTGTTTTCAGTCTTGCAAGCTATCAGTCAGGCAATCCTAATTTCGTTCTATCTCCCTTGCAGGATAGCTGTCAGGCTTGCTTCCTTATCGTACAGTAGTCCTGCATTCATTCCAGTATCTTGTCAGGCAGGATTGTGATCTTTCTTTCGTTCCATCTGTCATTCCATCCTTCAGGCGGGCAGGATATTTTGACAGCAGGCTGTCACGCTTTCCAACATTCCTTCAATTTTGCTTTTTTGCATTCCTGCAATCCAGCTAGCAGGTTATCCTGCTAGCTGCTCATCTTGAAATACGGGCTGACTGTCTGCTTGCCGACATTCAAGCACAAAGAACCAATCAATTTTATTCGATTGTATAGGGATGGCAGTGTTTGGCATTTAGAGGTAGCATTTGGCACTGTTACATAGTGCAACACTTTCGTGAACAGGGCTTTACTTTGTATTGTAATTTTTATTAACGGATTTATGCAAAAATCTTTGACATATCTGGAGGTAACAGGAACGGCATCGAGCCGTTTTTCCCTGTTACATTCAATCCGTCCCGCAGGGCGGATTTTTGTGTTCACCAGAACACGGCAAGTTGTGTTTTGAGCATCTCGGAATGATTTCCGATGCTCAAAACAACTTGCCCTTAGCAGGGGGCAGAAAACACCTTCCGAAGTCAGGGTTTTGTATGGATTTTAAAATGGATTAGTGATGAACGATAACAATAAAAAGCAATTGAAAAAGACTGGACGCCGCCCCAAAGAAGACCCAGCGACCATTCGGTACACGATTTCCTTTAACGAGCAGGAACACGCCCGTTTTCTTGCCCTGTTTGATAAATCAGGTATGCAAGTAAAGGCGCATTTTATAACATCCTGCATCTTTGATAAAATGATAAAGACTATTCAGATTGATAAAGGAACGGTTGATTTTTATATGCGGCTGACCTCTTTTCACAGTCAGTTCCGTTCCATCGGAGTAAACTACAATCAGGTTGTGAAGCTATTGTACAAGAATTTTTCCGAGAAAAAAGCCGCAGCGTTTCTTTATAAACTGGAAAAGCAGACCGCAGAAATGGCGATGTTATGTCAAAAAATCATTCAGCTAACCGAGGAATTTGAAGCCAAACACCTGAAAAAATAGCAGTAGAAATGATAGCAAAAATCGGAAGAAGTGCAAATTTATACGGGGCATTGGCATACAATCAGCTTAAAGTGGAGAATGAAAACGGGCGAATTTTGTTTGCCAATAAGATGATTGAAACCGCAAGCGGTCATTATTCCGTTGCCCAATTAGCTCAGTCTTTTGCTCCTTACCTGATAGCGAACCGTAATACCGAGAAACATACCTTGCATATTTCGCTCAATCCTGAC
Proteins encoded in this region:
- a CDS encoding DUF3408 domain-containing protein — protein: MEKDNKRKITPDINEELMMNLMVDGVKKEGLQLPPEPAEEQEKVKVKQEELRQSKPVQRERNRIKKSLDGSYGENFLKTHSMTKRGDKSIYIRQEYHERLSRIVQVIGKDEIPLYAYLDNILEHHFEMFEKAITDDFNEKFKPIF
- a CDS encoding ParA family protein, which encodes MDTKKKPLFIAFSSQKGGVGKSTFTTLVASTMHYRLGYNVAVFDADFPQHSLMKMKTRDLAMVMENEALKKQAYKQFTTINKKAYPIIQHKADSVLDAAHEFVTISPVPVDVVFFDLPGTVNTPGILKALAGMHHIFTPITADRLVMESTLIFTQLLQDVIMKKGETSIETINLFWNQVDGRESTPLYDVYNQLIEQLGISLMQSQVKNSTRFRKESEVDSKTIFRSTVMPPDERLMKACQLDLFISEFLNIIQL
- the mobA gene encoding conjugal transfer protein MobA, whose protein sequence is MNDNNKKQLKKTGRRPKEDPATIRYTISFNEQEHARFLALFDKSGMQVKAHFITSCIFDKMIKTIQIDKGTVDFYMRLTSFHSQFRSIGVNYNQVVKLLYKNFSEKKAAAFLYKLEKQTAEMAMLCQKIIQLTEEFEAKHLKK